GCATTCCAGCCTTTTGCATTGCTTCGGAGCGTTACAAAGTTTTTGTAAATTCCTTCTGCTTGCATCAACTGAGAGTGCGTTCCTTCTTGCGCGATTTTTCCTTCTGATATAACCAAAATTTTGTCTGCATTGCGAATCGTGTTCAATCTATGCGCAATGACAATCAAAGTTTTGCCTTTGCACAATTCAGAAATTGCATTTTGAATCAGTTTTTCATTTTCGGCATCGACGCTTGCGGTTGCTTCATCAAGAATAACGATTGGAGCATCTTTTAGAATACAGCGTGCAATAGAAATTCTCTGTTTTTCGCCACCGCTCAAAGACTCTCCTCCTGCACCTATTACGGTGTCAAAACCATTTGGAAGCGACATTATAAAATCATAGCACTGTGCTTTTTTTGCAGCGGCAATTACTTCTTCTTTTGGAGCATTTGGGCGCCCCATACAGATATTGTTGTATATCGTATCTTGGAACAGATAAACCCTCTGAAAAACCATCGAAATATTGTTCAGCACTTGCGATAAAGGAAGTTCTCTTATATCTGTGCCTCGAATTTTAATTGAGCCACCTTGAATATCCCAGAATCGAGCGATAAGATTTGCGATTGTTGATTTACCGCTTCCACTTGCACCAACCAGAGCGAGCATTTTGTTCTTTTCAATTTTAAAAGAAATATTGTGCAGAATTTCATTTTTGCCATATCCAAAACAAACGTTATCAAATTCAATTTCTGGTGATGTTAAATCTTTAAAATTACTTTTTCCGCTGTCGTTAAGTTCGCGTTCGTTTAAAAGAGAATCAATTCTATCCATGCACGAATTCATCACGGTTAATCGCGCATTTTGCGAATACAAAGTTCTTGCTGGAACTAAAAAATCAAAAACAAAGAGAATAAATCCCAAAAGCCAAGAAAGTTCTATCAATGATTTTTGATTTAGATAAATTGTCAATGCAAGAAGCGCGGTCGAAGCCAGCCCAAAACATATATTCAACAAAATGAAAAGCGGAGATTGATGTTCTTCAAAATCTATAGAAGTTTTGCAAGTTGATTTTATGCAGGATGTAAGCTCTTGCGATTTTTTACCAAAAAGATTGTAGGTTTTTATTATTCCAATTCCTTCT
This portion of the Treponema pectinovorum genome encodes:
- a CDS encoding ABC transporter ATP-binding protein — encoded protein: MLKLILKVINFSGKYKAKILVAFLFSFLKTVLIKMPIYLGFFTILKFLEKKFEFQTFITLSFGIAISLILQIIFQNISDRLQASAGYMIMAEKRNQLGAHLRRMPMGYFTEGNLGKISSILSNDMVFIEENSMTVIANLMSDVFSQVIMIAFLFIINFWLGIAGLISVIAIILCGKLMVKSGLKDSKIRQEESEKLNSAVLDFTEGIGIIKTYNLFGKKSQELTSCIKSTCKTSIDFEEHQSPLFILLNICFGLASTALLALTIYLNQKSLIELSWLLGFILFVFDFLVPARTLYSQNARLTVMNSCMDRIDSLLNERELNDSGKSNFKDLTSPEIEFDNVCFGYGKNEILHNISFKIEKNKMLALVGASGSGKSTIANLIARFWDIQGGSIKIRGTDIRELPLSQVLNNISMVFQRVYLFQDTIYNNICMGRPNAPKEEVIAAAKKAQCYDFIMSLPNGFDTVIGAGGESLSGGEKQRISIARCILKDAPIVILDEATASVDAENEKLIQNAISELCKGKTLIVIAHRLNTIRNADKILVISEGKIAQEGTHSQLMQAEGIYKNFVTLRSNAKGWNANELS